Part of the Caretta caretta isolate rCarCar2 chromosome 7, rCarCar1.hap1, whole genome shotgun sequence genome is shown below.
TGCCAGCTGAGGGATAGTGGGCAGAGTTACGTTTGCATTGCATATGTGCCttagttctgtagtttctggtTTTAAATGGTTTTTGGTTAGTGTCTCTGCACATTCTGGAAGAGCACAAGGCAGGGCTGGGCAACCTGAACTGTGTGTTAACAAAGTTCTGGGGTCTTTAATAAAGAAGAGAGTGTGGTCTGGTGATCGGATCAAAGGGCTGGGgttcaggattcctgggttctattcctagcttggAAAGTTTTCTGGTGATTAGCAGGAGGGCTAACTCTCAGCCCCTCTgtgttctagtcccagttctggaAGGGGAATGAGCTTTTGTGGCTAGAACAGGAAGTCAGGGCTCTCATGTTTTATTCCCACCTCTACCATTGACTCACTGACCTCCTGTTCTCATCCCAGTTTTATTTGCCTATGGGATTCGCTCCACAATTACACATTCTTAGCCTTCATAAGATGTAAacttccctgctccagccccaatAACTGATTGGTGTTAGTAAGGAAGTTCCCCTAAGGGTAGATGATCCCATGATAGTTTCTGACAGCAGGGCAGCTACTGCAGGATATGGGACTAGATGAATggttggtctgatccagtatggcagacTCTTCACTTTCCTATCCTCATCCAGTGTTACTGTGAGCTGTTTAGAGTGGTCATATTGAACTCCAGAGATGGATGAAGTGCTTCCTTTATGTATAGTGTTTGGATCCTTTGGGTTAAGGGTGCTGTAGAAATGTAATCCTTTATGATGGCCTCACTGTCAAAGGAATTTCCTTGGTGCTGGGGGAGAAGTTAGTCTCATGCTTCACCCCACTCTGATAATAACTAATACCTCTTCTGTTTCAAATGTAGAACTACGGCGTCTACGGGTATCAAAATCCATGGAACTACAGCCAATATTACTCTCAGAGCTGAAAGTGACACCGTGTGAGACGCGTGACCAGTTCTAAAGATCAAGGAGCAGCCACTTTACACTTGCTTCCAAGAAAACAAGAAGTGAAAGGAAAGTGGCTGTTGACTGTTTGTAAGAGAGGGAAACTGAACTGCCTTGTTAAAAAGCCCCATTTCTCCTCTCATTGCAGTGAGCTGCCCTAACTCCTTCCTTAGCCCACATTATGAACCGGGTTAGATCATGTCTGGCCTTCACCTCCAATGGCAGCCAGGGTGGGCACTGCCTCTTTGCACTGAACTGATCTCTTTTAGATGGAAATGTCTAAGAATCCCTTCCTGTATACAGTGAACTCAAACTGGCCTCACTGCAACACAATGGGGATCCAAAAGCTGAACTCATTTGGCAGCAGCAACAAAGGAATGATCCCTTATTGGAGCTCATAgagcagaacttttttttttttattaactttaTTGCAACAGTCACCCAGGGAAGGGTCATTTTGTAAACTTTTCCTGTACATTTCATGTGGTATAAATAAACGTGCAATTAATCAGACATTGTTCTTCAGCGCAGCAGAGGTTGGAGTTTTGTTCATTTTCATGGGGAAGTTATAGTACAGCTCCCTCTCTTGGCAAAAAGCATTGTGCTGCTAGGACATTATGTGAACACTTCCCCTTTTCTGGATGGGGTATAATATGGAGGTTACTGGGACCTTGTTATGTCCCTGTGGATCCTTACTGCTTTTGCATAAAAAGTAAGACTGGTTCATCTGGGTTGAGAATAGCTCTGAGCAAGAAAACACATCCTCCTCAGAAGGGGATAGATAGCATCAATCAGCACAAAGAAAACAGGATAGTTGGTTTATTTAAAACCCCTTGTTCAACAACCACTCTTTCAGTTCATTGTCAAAATAGCCCTTGATACGGATGCTGCAGGTGATTTCGTTGACTTGAATAGGTGGTGGTTTCCCAGCGAGCTGAGTGAGGAACTCCTTAACTTCCTCTTCCAGGGCCTGAGGTTAAAGAAACAGAACAAGAATACAGTCTCAATATAACTATCAAATAATGACAGCCCAAAAGTTTAGGCATCAAAACTAGGCCATGCTTTCAGCAGTTAAGAGCTAGTTTGACTGTCTTCGTTTAAAGCTGTGTAAGGCATAACACTAAACAGTTCAGAGATGTTATGTTGTTAATTAGGTCTTGTAGGAGCTGCCAGAACAGCAGTGTCAGTGCTCCAGCTAGTCTGGAATTTTGTTTCCTGGGGTGGTAGATAATTCGCTAACAAATATAACTCTCCATTTTCTGCATCCATGCAAGGAGGAAAGTGATCTCTCCTCAAGAAAAAAAGCTTTGCTCCTTATCCTGGACTAGTATAGCATCCCTATTAGCTTTTTCCTAACTAATATCACTGTAGTGGCTGCTACCCTGGGGAATATGTAACTCTCTTACAAAGCtatatttagggccctaccaaattcacggtcatgaaaaacgtgtcaaaccatgaaatctggtcttgtgtgcttttaccctgtactaaacagatttcatggggggagattagtgtttctcaaattgggggtcctgacccaaaaggccgttgcagggaggtcacaaggttattttagggggttatggtattgccatccttacttctttGCTCATACCATGCCATGCtacccttacttttgcgctgctgctggcagcagctctgccttcagagctctgctcctggccagcagctgccattctccagctgctgagctctgaaggcagtgctgccaccaacagcgcagaagtaagagtagcagtacAGCAACcaacccacaccccctccccagtaACCTTgcgattcccccctccccactccttttcAAGTCAGGacacctacaattacaacaccacgaaatttcaaatttaaatagctgaaatgaaatttaccatttttaaaatcctctgactaTGAATTTGACCAATATGAGCTGtgaattggtagggccctagctatattCCTGTGATTGGCTGTGAAACTGACTTCTGCAGGACACATTCAATATATTTTCTCCTATTATTAAATTTGCTTTCCCTTTTGGGGTAAGGAGAATCACCGAATATGCATTGTTTAAGAATCTGTATTATCACTGGTAGGCTGTTAGGAATGCATTGGAATGGCACATACCCAGATATCTCCTTCGATTTTCCTGATGACAGTCATCCTCCTGTTGCCACTGGTGATGTCCTTATAGACTGGAACGTTGTGCATGCGGGAACGTCTCACAAAGTAAGGAAGGGCAGGTGGAGTATCTAACCAAAAAAAACCTGATTTCAACTCTAGGCCAGAGCACTGTTTGCTCTGCATGCTCCACTAGTGAGCCCAGATCAGAAAAGTGACCCTGGTGAAGCTGAAGTCATCTCAGTTTGCAACTCTGCTCTCTGTACCACAAACTCCCAGTACCATCTAAAATCCAACTGGGTTGTTCCTGGCTAAGCCAGTCACTGGTAAAAATGCAGTCAGAATTTAGCTGACTTATGCATTATGGCAAAACAGATGCCTGCTCATATGCCAGTAGCTTTgctaaaaaaaatctgactggAATAAATTTTAGTCACTTTTCTGATACCAACTGCTTAACAAGGCTTGTATTTCTCAAGCTTTAGAAACAGAGGGGTAAGCCTATTCCAGTCAAAGAGGCAGCATAACCTGCTGGAAGGACTACTACAAGCCTTGATCACTTTTTCTGTACCTTACTCTTAAAGCCACAAATCCttgaaataaaacatgcaagcaaCAGTGACGGTAGCTCAAATTAAGTTACAGGAAGTGAGAACAGAGTTAAGGGCCAGTTTGTGTTgttagaagtttaaaaaaaaaaaaaagtactgcaGGTTGGATGCCTTCTGATCTGAGAAAATGTATCTTTTTGCTCTAGGCTCATATACCCTTTAGGGTTATGCAGCACTATGGGGGGAAATTTTCAGAGACAAATGGCACCCAGCTCTTTAACTGTATGAAAACTTCCTCagactaaaaataataatatgagtCATAGGAATATAGCACTGTGACCAAAACCCTCCACTTTAATATCACATGGAAAAATGTTTTTAGGAGCATACGGGACTTGCCAACATTCAGTGCATTTACTGCACCATAACCCATAATCTGGTGGAAAAAACATAGGCATGACACTAGTTCCCTTTCACTTAAGAGCACTGGATGTTCTAAGATACTCTAGAACAGTGGTCACCATGACCCAGAGGATCTCCCAGTCTATCGCAGTCTCTGGCAGTGTAGAGGGGCTGCTGCTAAGGCTTGCTCTCTGTCTGCCGTgggccccaggggtgggggagagcaggggtctCCCTCTGCATACTATTGCTACCTACAAGCactgcccctgtagctcccattggccaggaacagggagctGCGGCCAATGGCAGATGCAGCGCTTGCAGAGCCATGTGCCCCCTGCATGGGCACGTTGGTCCCTCCCAGGAGTAGAGCGGGGCAgacagcctgccttagccttgctgcgtTGCCGACCAGGAGCCACCCACAGTAAGTGTCACCCAGCAGGAGgctgcaccccagagccagcaccccaaaccccctcctgcaccctgacactctgccccagccctgaccccccccatactgaaactccctcacagagcttGCATCTCtcaccccctactgcaccccaaccccctgctccaggctcagcccagTGCTCCTTCCCACAGtgaaccccccagcccagagtccacaccccctcccgaacctcaaccctctaccccagcccagtgaaagtgagtgaggttggAGAAGAGCAAGCAGAGGagatggggggatggagtgagtggggcaggtctttgggaaagtggggtgggggggtgttgatgctgggttgcccttaaattcaaaaaagtGACCTTgcgcataaaaaggttggagaccactgctctagctcAGGCCAAAGCTGGTCTTCCTCACAACAGCACCATTTTGGACTCATTTTATTGGTGGGAGGAGCTAGTCAATGCAGAACTGGGATACAGGCACAGCACACTAAATCAGCactcaacaacaaaaacagcgaggagtgcggtggcaccttaaagattaacagatttatttgggcataagcttttgtgggtaaaaaacccacttcttcagatgcatggagtgaaaattacagatacaggcataaatatatattggtacatgaagagaagggaagtTCTCCACGTGTAAGGTAACTGTCTTCATgtaccaatatatatttatgcctgtatctgtaattttcactccatgcatctgaagaagtgggtttttacccacaaaagcttatgcccaaataaatctgttaatctttaaggtgccactgcactcctcgctgtttttgtggatacagactaacatggctacctttCCGCTACTTGGCATTCAAGAACAGTTGCTACAAGtaagcttggcagaatttgattgtttgtttgtttttgaaggataatatcaatgttttaAGCAgctttttcaatttaaatttccAGTTGTGCAAAATCATGGATTTGAAgcattttattgatttaaatgttcacagttgtgggaaattaaagACATATTGAAattaaaagttaaagctttatatccATTAAAATACAAACtcatcacatatcaaaatatataaagtaaatatccttaaaccaaattaagttctcaagcagtatttttacGTGGACTATCTGTAAATGTCAATTATCAATAGCAATATTTCAGTGGTTTGGGTGTATGCAGTGAAATTGACGGGTGCCCCATACGGTTACCTGATGGCGCTCTCCAGCCAGACGGGGTGGGGTACTGGGCGTGTTTGGGGGGAGCAGGAATTCTGGTGGGTGGAATGAGTCTCTCCACAAATTTATATTCTTCAGTGGATTCCACAATCCCGGGATAATGGGGGTGGTGGGTCTCAGTTTTGTCCCGGGACGGATTCTGAaatgcaaggggggggggggggagggtaaatAACCGTCAGGTGCTATCCCGCCTGCAGCAGCCACGCGCTGCCTGTCCCGCCCCACGGCGGGCGCCGTTTCAGTGCGGGGCAGCAGAGCCACCCTCTAGCCGCGTAGCGCTGTGGGGGGGCCGGGGAGTCCGGGCTGCAGGCGGCAAGGACGATCCGGCCACCTGAGCCCCCGTCCGCGGTACCTGCTGGGGAGTCACCTGCAGCAGCCGCCGGGCCCCCACGCCCCACACGCTACCCGGCCGCCTCCTCAGCCCCGCTAGGGCTACGGTCGCCGCCATTCTGCTGCCGCGTCCGGCTGGGAccgcggggagggggcgggttgTGACGTAAAAATAGGATGCCTCCGCGGGCGACAGCCGATTGCGTATGACGTGACGCTTTACGCACCGCGCGCGTCTCCCTGTACGTATATGAGTGTGCGCGCTCCTAGTCAACTCCTTTTTCTTTCCGGCTCCATTTTGTACGGTGGCGGCGTCTCGTGGTGAGTGAGGCCCCGGTGTCCTGCCCGCCTGAGAGCGCGGCCTCGGGGCGCTCCGCGGGGCTGGATCAGGTGGTGGGGGACGCCGGCGGGAGCGTTGGTTTGGTGAGAGGGAcggctggggagggcagggatTCAGAGCGGGGCGGGACACGAAGCAGCCCTCGCCTCTCCCGTCCCCCGGCGACTCGTGGTTCGGGGGCACCCGCGGGCGGCAGGGGGCGGCTGGCCGCTGTGGTGCGGGTAGGAAACCCCTTGGGTGAGTGAAGGGAGGAgactcccccgcctcttcctccGGTGGGCCAGGCGCCTCGCTGGCCTGCTCTGGAACAAGGAGGCCCAACGAGGGAAGGGCCGATGGGTCTGACAGGCAAACGGTGAGAGGGGTTGAGGCTGACTCCAGTCCTGGATTGTGACTGGTGAGGAGATCCCTGGATGGTGCCGGGTGCCTTGTGTCGCCCCCCAGATTGCTGGTGATTGGGAAGTGGCTCCCCATTCTGCATCTCTTGGTAAAGTTGGCTAGCTCAGCTGGGCACTTTTAATCCTCGTTCCCTAGTGAACCACTCCTGGCTTCTATCCCCAGATCTGGGAGGAAAGTGGAGTCAGTGggtgttagagcaggggagggctgggcatcagaactcctggattctgttTCAGGGGCATACTAAGGATGCTGCTAAAAAGCGTATCCAAACTTCCACGTTAGACAGCCTTTCAAACTAATCCAGGCCTAGCAGGTGGCATTGATTTTTTTACCAGTACCGTCTGTTGCTGGGGTGGCAGCAAAGTCCATCTGGGGAGGAACGTCAGTAAAGTTTCCTTGTTTATGCCCTAGCAGATCTGCTAGGGAAGGTGCAGAGACTGACTTTGTTGGGAGGGTGCAGAGACTGACTTTGGCTAGACTGTGCTCGATCTGGGGTAGTCAGAGCAGAATTCCAGGGCCTTTGGAGATTCCTGCCTTTGCCAGGGTTTGTGTATCCTGATTGCATTGTGTAAGTAATGATTTACTGCTGCAGGCTCAGTCACTTAACTTATGTTTCAATATGGGATTCACAGCTAGAGAAGGAGGCTGGAAGTCAGGTCTTCTGAGTTCCTTCACTTGCTCTTGTGTTTAAGCAAGTGACAGGACTTATGGGTTCTCTTTCTGGGTTTGTCACTGGCTCTGGAAGGGTGGGTggagggagtggggcctagttTTTACAACAAGGGTGCTGGtagtcaagactcctgggttctattcctaggtGTTTCACTGGCTCATGGTGTCTGCTTGTTTTCTGTTTGGGTTTTTATCTGTAGAGCTCCCAGTAGGTTACTGGGTAGCTGCGGTGAAATCTGACAAGTAAGCTGCGTGTGTCTCTCAGCCTGTCTAATGTAATGTAGCCACAGAATGTGACACCTAATGTTTTTAGCCTTCTGTGGGAATGGCCTGATCTTGGGTAACTTGCTCTAACTCTTCTTGTTCTGTCCACTCAGCGTAGCTGGAACCATGCAGCTGTTCATCCGTGCTCAGAACCTGCACACCCTTGAGGTGTCTGGACAGGAAACAGTAGCTCACATTAAGGTAAGGATTCGCTAGCCACATACTTTTTTTTGTGCCCCACCCCATGTCACCCTAAACACATCTGTTGGGCTTTTCAGTGCATCCTTCAGCTGATTGCTCCTGcccgaggggaggggaaggagcagaattgCTGCTGATTTCTGATCATAAATATTGGCAAAGAAAGTATTGGGCACTGCATGTCTCTTTCCTCTGCTTGATCTGTGTTGAAGGTAGCCTTATGAGAGAATCCTAGGAACATGGCTGCCCAAAGCTGGAACACATCAGGCTTTGATCTTGACATTATACACTGTGTATGTGCTTCCAAGTCCAGAACTTGGATGGAAGACCTTCACAGAAAGCCATGGTGCTCTGGAGTTGAGTCAGTAAGGGGCATTCTGCTGATTCCAGTGTCCCAGCATGGTATTGGAaagggctgtgctgcagggggtggggtgggattgagcCCAGGAGGGGTTGCTCTCACCTCTGAGTCAATGCTGGACTCAACCAGTACTCCCTGGTGTCTGCTCCTTCAGAAGAAATATTAAATGTTCCTGATTGCTTCTCATTAAAATACCTCTTGCACTTTGTGACACCAAATTGTAATTGGGGTAATTGCATTTGGCCTTGCAGTTTGAATGAAGGGCTGTTAGTTTCACCCTATAACTCAGTGGTACCTCTCCCCACTGCCACTCTAATCAATTTGGTCAGGCTTTTCTATAACTCCTGTCTGTCCTAGTGCATGGATTCCTTTCCCTCCATGGCATTTACCCCATTCATATCCCCAGAGACTGTTGGAATGCATCATCTCTTTCCCTGCAAAGCCAGTCTCCACAGATCTAACTCTCCTCCTGAATCAGTTCTTCTCACTCCTGATCTGTGTCAGTGGGATCTGAACTCCTTCCAACCACTCAATCCTTTTAGCATTGTGCTGCCCAGAAAGAAACTCTTTGATCTGGGATACTGTGCCCCCCTGGATAGCACACCTCTACCTCATGTTATGGGGAGGATTACAGTGATGCCTGCTGACTTGAGGAAGGTGCTTGATTAGCTTTGCTCTCCTGGCCTTACCAGCTGACTGTACCCCTCTGTACCTTGTGTCTCCTATCAGGCTCACATTGAGTCCCTGGAGGGCATCGCACCTGAGGATCAGGTGGTTCTCTTGGGTGGAACTCCCTTGGAGGATGAATCTCTCATTGGGCAATGTGGCATCAGCGAGTTTACCACCCTGGAGGTGGCTGCTCGCATGCTGGGTGGTAAGTATTAAAAGGTTCTGGGAGAGGTGGACTAGACTCAATTTCCAGATAAAGCTCCTGGACAGGTGGAAGAGGCATGCAAAAGAGATCCAGCCCACTGTGCTCTTTAGCTGGGTTTCAAAAGTGGATGGCCAAGCTGTTAACTCCACCAGCTACAGCAGGGTCTTGCTAGACTAAGACCACTGTAGCCATTGGGGCTCTGAATGGTGCATGAGATGCCAGAGGACCTGGAGGATGCCTGTGTAAAACAAGCTTGCTGGGTCTCTGCCCAGTGTACAGGGATTCACATCAGACAGCACTGAGAGGCCCCTCATATTCAGTCTGTGGCCCCCCAGAGTGAATAGAACATACTGAACTCCCCTCCAGTCCAGGACTGAGGCCCGTTGGGTTGGTTGTGGGAACCTTGTCAGTCCTTTGAGGTACATTTatactgtgattttaaaaaaaaaaaaccctcccaaacAACAATACCCACAGCACAGTCTGAGCAttgatcagctgactcaggctgtggggctaaaaatagcagtgtagatgttctggctggagccagagctctgAGACTCCCTGTTCACATGATCTCAGAGCctaagctccagcctgagccagaaaGTCTACGCTGAAGTTCTGTAGCCCTGTGAG
Proteins encoded:
- the MRPL49 gene encoding large ribosomal subunit protein mL49 isoform X2; translated protein: MAATVALAGLRRRPGSVWGVGARRLLQNPSRDKTETHHPHYPGIVESTEEYKFVERLIPPTRIPAPPKHAQYPTPSGWRAPSDTPPALPYFVRRSRMHNVPVYKDITSGNRRMTVIRKIEGDIWALEEEVKEFLTQLAGKPPPIQVNEITCSIRIKGYFDNELKEWLLNKGF
- the MRPL49 gene encoding large ribosomal subunit protein mL49 isoform X1; the protein is MAATVALAGLRRRPGSVWGVGARRLLQVTPQQNPSRDKTETHHPHYPGIVESTEEYKFVERLIPPTRIPAPPKHAQYPTPSGWRAPSDTPPALPYFVRRSRMHNVPVYKDITSGNRRMTVIRKIEGDIWALEEEVKEFLTQLAGKPPPIQVNEITCSIRIKGYFDNELKEWLLNKGF
- the FAU gene encoding ubiquitin-like FUBI-ribosomal protein eS30 fusion protein isoform X1; its protein translation is MSVRAPSQLLFLSGSILYGGGVSCVAGTMQLFIRAQNLHTLEVSGQETVAHIKAHIESLEGIAPEDQVVLLGGTPLEDESLIGQCGISEFTTLEVAARMLGGKVHGSLARAGKVRGQTPKVAKQEKKKKKTGRAKRRMQYNRRFVNIVPGFGKKKGPNANS
- the FAU gene encoding ubiquitin-like FUBI-ribosomal protein eS30 fusion protein isoform X2 — encoded protein: MQLFIRAQNLHTLEVSGQETVAHIKAHIESLEGIAPEDQVVLLGGTPLEDESLIGQCGISEFTTLEVAARMLGGKVHGSLARAGKVRGQTPKVAKQEKKKKKTGRAKRRMQYNRRFVNIVPGFGKKKGPNANS